One Sinorhizobium mexicanum genomic region harbors:
- a CDS encoding protease inhibitor Inh/omp19 family protein — MRVFHAAAGLAVVLALTGCQRTSMGGFGSQDVSPAPLQAQPVPTVSSSQLPDPTTNTSQFPAAPNAGTAAPGGAPAGTQVAAAPNALDVTKESMVGNWRVSSAGSSCDMFLTLTNLGSGSRGGTRGCAGELTTMGSWEVAGKQVVLKDRGGNPIARLYKTADARFDGSTNGGQPVSLSR, encoded by the coding sequence ATGCGGGTTTTTCATGCGGCGGCGGGGCTGGCGGTTGTGCTTGCGCTGACCGGATGCCAGCGGACATCCATGGGTGGTTTCGGTTCTCAGGATGTTTCACCTGCTCCGCTGCAGGCGCAGCCCGTTCCGACGGTTTCGTCGAGCCAACTCCCGGATCCGACGACGAATACCTCGCAGTTCCCGGCGGCACCCAACGCCGGCACCGCCGCACCCGGCGGCGCGCCGGCCGGCACGCAAGTTGCCGCCGCCCCCAACGCGCTCGACGTGACGAAGGAATCGATGGTCGGCAATTGGCGTGTGTCGAGCGCCGGCAGCTCCTGCGACATGTTCCTGACGCTGACGAACCTCGGCAGCGGATCGCGCGGCGGTACGCGCGGCTGCGCCGGCGAGCTGACGACGATGGGCTCCTGGGAAGTCGCAGGCAAGCAGGTGGTGCTCAAGGACCGGGGCGGCAATCCGATCGCCCGCCTCTACAAGACCGCCGACGCGCGCTTCGACGGTTCGACCAACGGCGGACAGCCGGTCAGCCTCAGCCGCTGA
- the zapE gene encoding cell division protein ZapE — MLNPDDSILHKLETLVATGERQRDPAQIAIARRLDHLTAELLASRPSRKSNALGWLFASRKKEQAPVKGLYIHGGVGRGKTMLMDMFFDAVPIQRKRRAHFHAFMADVHERIYKHRQKLKNGETKQADPIPPVASELFGEARLLCFDEFSVTDIADAMILARLFGELFAKGCVLVATSNVEPSDLYRDGLNRGLFLSFIDLLKANAEIVSLDTETDYRLQKTEGNPVWLSPLGPEAEAAMARAWYCETRGTPEAPAEISRKGRKIRVPSASGHSARFTFADLCAQPLGAADYLAILGQYSTIFLDHVPHLGPHLRNETKRFIILVDALYDQGARLFASAAAEPHQLLTAKKGTEGFEFDRTVSRLIEMQSEEYAAQHPVRTAV, encoded by the coding sequence GTGCTCAACCCAGACGACAGCATTCTTCACAAGCTTGAAACGCTCGTTGCCACCGGAGAGCGCCAGCGCGACCCGGCGCAAATTGCGATCGCGCGGCGGCTCGATCACCTGACGGCGGAGCTGCTTGCCAGCAGGCCGTCGCGCAAGTCCAATGCGCTCGGCTGGCTCTTTGCCTCGCGCAAGAAGGAACAAGCTCCGGTGAAGGGTCTTTACATCCATGGCGGCGTCGGTCGCGGCAAGACGATGCTGATGGATATGTTCTTCGACGCCGTGCCGATCCAGCGCAAGCGTCGGGCGCATTTCCACGCGTTCATGGCGGATGTGCACGAGCGCATCTACAAGCATCGCCAGAAACTCAAGAATGGCGAGACGAAGCAGGCAGACCCGATCCCGCCGGTGGCCTCAGAGCTCTTCGGCGAGGCGCGACTCCTGTGCTTCGATGAATTCTCGGTCACCGATATCGCCGATGCGATGATTCTGGCGCGCCTGTTCGGCGAGCTCTTCGCCAAGGGATGCGTTCTCGTCGCGACCTCCAACGTCGAGCCGAGCGATCTTTATCGCGACGGCCTCAATCGCGGCCTCTTTCTCTCCTTCATCGACCTGTTGAAGGCGAACGCGGAGATCGTCTCGCTCGATACCGAGACGGATTATCGCCTGCAGAAGACGGAGGGAAACCCGGTCTGGCTTTCGCCGCTCGGCCCGGAGGCGGAGGCGGCGATGGCGCGCGCCTGGTACTGCGAGACCCGCGGGACCCCGGAGGCCCCGGCGGAGATCAGCCGCAAGGGCCGTAAGATCCGCGTGCCATCGGCGTCTGGCCACAGCGCCCGGTTCACCTTCGCCGACCTTTGCGCGCAGCCACTCGGTGCCGCCGACTATCTTGCCATCCTCGGCCAATACAGCACTATCTTCCTCGACCACGTCCCACATCTTGGCCCTCACCTGCGCAACGAGACTAAGCGATTCATCATCCTCGTCGATGCCCTCTATGACCAGGGCGCGCGCCTGTTCGCTTCCGCCGCGGCCGAGCCGCATCAGCTGCTGACCGCGAAAAAAGGAACCGAAGGCTTCGAGTTCGACCGTACCGTGTCGCGCCTGATCGAGATGCAGAGCGAGGAATATGCGGCGCAACATCCGGTAAGAACGGCCGTTTGA
- a CDS encoding succinate dehydrogenase iron-sulfur subunit: protein MVELALPKNSQVNEGKVWPKPVGASNLREYRVYRWNPDDGKNPRVDTYYIDIDDCGPMVLDGLLYIKNKIDPTLTLRRSCREGICGSCAMNIDGTNTLACTKGMDEIKGTVKIYPLPHMPVVKDLVPDLTNFYAQHRSIEPWLKTVSPTPAKEWKQSHEDRLKLDGLYECILCACCSTSCPSYWWNGDRYLGPAVLLQAYRWLIDSRDEATGERLDNLEDPFRLYRCHTIMNCAQACPKGLNPAKAIGEIKKMLVERRV from the coding sequence ATGGTTGAACTCGCACTTCCCAAGAACTCGCAGGTCAACGAAGGCAAGGTCTGGCCGAAGCCGGTCGGCGCGTCGAACCTGCGTGAATACCGCGTCTATCGCTGGAATCCGGACGACGGCAAGAACCCGCGCGTCGACACCTACTACATCGACATCGACGACTGCGGTCCGATGGTGCTCGACGGCCTGCTCTACATCAAGAACAAGATCGATCCGACGCTGACGCTGCGCCGCTCCTGTCGCGAGGGCATCTGCGGTTCCTGCGCGATGAACATCGACGGCACCAACACGCTCGCCTGCACCAAGGGTATGGACGAGATCAAGGGAACGGTGAAGATCTACCCGCTGCCGCATATGCCGGTGGTCAAGGATCTGGTGCCGGACCTCACCAATTTCTATGCGCAACACCGCTCGATCGAGCCCTGGCTGAAGACGGTTTCGCCGACGCCTGCCAAGGAATGGAAGCAGAGCCATGAGGACCGGCTGAAACTCGACGGCCTTTACGAATGCATTCTTTGCGCCTGCTGCTCGACCTCCTGTCCGAGCTACTGGTGGAACGGCGACCGCTATCTCGGTCCCGCCGTTCTCCTGCAGGCCTATCGCTGGCTGATCGATAGCCGAGACGAGGCGACCGGCGAGCGGCTCGATAATCTCGAGGATCCGTTCCGGCTCTACCGCTGCCACACGATCATGAACTGCGCCCAGGCCTGTCCGAAGGGGCTTAACCCGGCCAAGGCGATCGGCGAAATCAAGAAGATGCTGGTCGAGCGCAGGGTCTGA
- the msrA gene encoding peptide-methionine (S)-S-oxide reductase MsrA produces the protein MNHLLLALAAGCLLSLPARAAEPQFALFAGGCFWCVETDFDGVPGVLETISGYAGGKSANPTYEDYVKGGHREVVRIKFDPDRVSYSTLVSVLFHTTDPTDGGGQFCDRGFAYTTAIYALDERQAMDAKAGKIKAEAELGKPIVTPVEGAAKFWPAEDYHQDFGARNPIRYWYYRNGCGRNRTVEALWGDRAYAGVNH, from the coding sequence ATGAATCACTTGCTGCTTGCACTTGCCGCCGGTTGCTTGCTGTCTTTGCCGGCGCGAGCGGCCGAGCCGCAGTTTGCGCTGTTTGCCGGCGGCTGCTTCTGGTGCGTGGAGACCGACTTCGACGGCGTGCCTGGTGTTCTCGAGACGATTTCGGGTTATGCCGGCGGTAAAAGCGCCAATCCGACCTATGAGGACTACGTGAAGGGCGGCCATCGCGAAGTCGTCCGCATCAAGTTCGATCCGGACAGGGTTTCCTATTCGACGCTTGTCTCGGTGCTGTTCCACACGACCGATCCGACCGACGGCGGCGGCCAGTTCTGCGATCGCGGCTTTGCCTACACAACCGCGATCTACGCGCTCGACGAGCGGCAGGCGATGGACGCGAAGGCCGGAAAGATCAAGGCCGAGGCCGAACTCGGAAAGCCGATCGTCACGCCGGTGGAAGGTGCCGCGAAATTTTGGCCGGCCGAGGACTATCATCAGGACTTCGGCGCCCGAAACCCCATTCGCTACTGGTACTACAGAAACGGCTGCGGCCGGAACCGGACGGTCGAGGCGTTGTGGGGCGACCGTGCCTACGCCGGCGTCAATCATTGA